Below is a genomic region from Pedobacter cryoconitis.
GATTGCATTTAACAAGATTGCCTTTAAAGATGCTTGTTGTGTTGCGTGTCATCTTAGCTACTCTAAGTTCGGAAATGATAATATTGTTACCACATTAGTTATTCAGGCTAATGAAATAGAGTTAAATGGAGTTGTTCATAAAAATGAATGGAAATAATTAAATCAAAATATTATGAACGTTAAAGCAATCTTATCAGTCGGATTTGAAGAATATGAATTAACGCATCTTGATTTTTCTGTCGAACAGGCAGTTGACGATAAAATGCAACCACAACACGAGGTTTACGGTGGAATTTTTGAAATTGAATTATCACAACAAGTAAGTCCGATCATGTACAAATGGATGGTGAATAATTGGGAACAGCGTGATGGTAAAATTGATTTTAAAGATGAAGGCGGGCAAACAATGAATACAATTCATTTTAATAAAGCTTACTGTGTAAATTATCGTCAACAAGTAAGTGCAACAGGAAGCCAGAGTTTAACAACATGGCTAACGATATCTGCCGGTAAAGTATTGTTTAATAATATTGAACTGGATAACCAGTGGGTCAAAAACTAGGCCATGAGTAAACAACAGGAAAGAGGGGGTAACCAAGCACCTTATCGGGTGTACAGCTTAATTGAATTTCAGAGACTTGCAACTATGGGCATTTGGCCTGGGGCAAATGTAGAAGGTATAGGCTACGTACATCAAGGAAGACCTATGCCTAAATATATATCAGTTTACAAATCAAAATGGACAAAAGGAATTCAGCCAAAAAGAACCACTCTTTTAGATCGGGTTAATTCTGGTATACTTTACGGTGGTATAGCAGCTGGTATATCTGAACACGGTAAATTTGGGTCTATTGCTTTACGTTACAGAGGCGTATTTAATCCTGTGTATTATAGATATAGTCCAAAGATGGGGAGAGGATGGTCAGGTGGATCAGCTGCTGCTATTGAAACTACCCAAGTAAGTGGAGGTAGCGGTTTGGGAAATATAACAGGTAGGTACATAGGTTGGGCTGGCATTGGAATTAGTGGATATACAGCAGTAGAGGCTTTACATGTAGGTGATGAGCAAGCATTTAAGAAAGCCTTTTACGATTCGGTTATGGGTGGGGTTGGACTTTATGGAGGGCCTGTAGGTTTTGTAATTAGTACGGTCTATTTTTTAATCGATCCATTAGACCCAAATAAAGGTATTAATGAGGCTCATAATGAGGAGTTAACTCCAATAGATAATACTAATGTTAATAAAAAAATAATGACATTAGATGAGCAGGCAGCAATGAGAGTAAGACAGTTAAATAGAATCGAAAAGCCAACTATCAAGCGCAAATTTTAAAATAGGTGAGGAAATACATAAAATGTTAGATGCAATAAAAAAAGCGTACCGTTATTATTTCTACAGGATGTATCTGTACACATTAAGCAGATGGAATAATAAAAAAAGTGTTGCAATAGTTTTTACTGATCTTTCGATGGCAGCCCCGTTAATGCTGAATTTTTATACATTGATTGTTCTGTTACACAAATTCTTTAATATTTGGTTTTTACCAGATTACAAAACGCACAAAATAGAGATATTCATTGCCATTTCAATCCTGGGCGTTATTTATATCTATCTAAACAATAAATATTTGATAAATAAACTAGATGACATTATTCATGAATTTAAGAATGAGGACAAGAAATCTTCCAGTATAAATGGCTGGATAGTCGCTATATATGTCATTGGCTCTTTTGCTGCTTTTTGGGGATTAGGATTTGCTACGATTGGCGGATAATCAGGTTTCTTTTCCTTTTGCATAAAACCCGGAAAAAACCATTAAAATGATTGAAAATCTATATGTGAGCTATCAATATTATTATTTTAGACTCTATTTGTTTTACCTTAAACAATGGAATAATAATAAAGAGCTTGCTAAATTTGCAACTACTTTTATTCTTTTAATATCCAATGTATCAAACATTGCCCTATTAGCCATTCTTTCAATTGGCTTGTTCAACATTAAAGAAAGATCATCTTTAGGGATCTCGACTTTATCAGGATTAAACTCAACAGTGTTAATAGTAATTATAATAGTTGTTGTAGTCTTAATAATTATAAATTACACCCTGCTTTTCTCTAAGCATCAGGAGATTATAGAGAAGTTTAATAATGAGAAAGATAAAGTCAATTATTCAAGAAATGGATGGTTTGTTTTGGTTTATGCCCTTGCTCCATTCTTAGCTTTTTTTTCACTTGCTTACTTTTTATAATTCCTCAGAATATGCTGGAATCACCTCAAGTCTAATAGAATTATAAAAATCCCCGCGCACTTGCGGCCTGCGGAGCCCTTTGCTCATACCTCTGCGTTCCCGCTTTTGCATTTACGGAGTGGTAGCCATCAAGTTCCCGCTATCAAGTTTGGGTAGTACCAGGCGTACGCAAACAATTAAAATACGTACGTCTCGGTTTCACAATACTAACTGTCATGCTTCTAGTTTATCCCTCAGTCTGGCCATATCTCCCCCCAGCTTGCTATCTACCACTTTACTGTAGATTTGTGTTGTGCTAAGTTTTTTATGCCCCAGCATCCTGCTAATGGTTTCGATAGGTACGCCATTGGTCAGGGTGACAGTGGTAGCAAAGGTATGACGGGCAATATGGAAGGTCAGGGGCTTGGTAATTCCACAAATGTCCGCAATCTCTTTTAAATACCCGTTTAACTTCTGATTGGAAATAACAGGCAATACTTTACCGTCTGCCAGTACTTGCGGATGCTGGTTATACTTTTCAATGATATGCAGTGCTTTCGGTAATAATGGAACTGTTACCGGGGTATTGGTCTTTTGTCTTTTAGTTTTTATCCAAAATTCGCCTTCTGCAACTTCGACAATATGCTGAGGTTTTAAATTGAATACATCAATATAGGCCAGTCCGGTATAACAACTGAATACAAACAGGTCTTTAATAGTCTGCAAACGTGAAATAGACATGGTTTTCGCCTCCAGGTTTGCCAGTTCCCATTCAGTTAAGCATTCACGTTCTACCTTTTCAAATTTTAGCTGGTAGGCATGAAACGGGTTTCTTTCCAGCCATTCCAGTTTTACCGCAAGATTGATCATCTTAAATAAACGTTCAAGGTGTTTCATTACCCCGTTATTTGCCATTGCTGATAAACCGTTTTTATCTTCTATCTGACGCAGATACATTTCAAGGTCGGTGATAAATTTATAATTAAGCTCTGAGAGGAATTTATCTTCTGTACCCTGCTTTTCTTTAAGGAACTGTAAGATATACTTTTGGGTCGTGTAGTAGTTTTTCATGGTTCCCCATTCCAGATTATCTTTTTCCTGCTGGTTATGGTAATCAATCAGTTTGGAAATGGTGAAATCCTGCTGATCTTTTCCTAAGAACTTATCTTTAATCAGATCGGCAGTAATTAATTTTTTCTGCAACAACAGCGTCTGATAGCTTTCAACAATTCCTGATCTGAATTTTTCGAGGTAATTGTTAAGCAAGGTTATTTCCTGTCTGCTCCCTTTTGCCATCCCTTTTTTTGTATTCCAGTTATCCTCTTCAATTGTCCTTTTAATGGCAATATCAGACCTTTTACCGTTTACGGTAATCCGGGCGTAGATAGGTGTCTTTCCGTTACTGGTAGTCTTGTATTTTCTCAAATAGAAGATTACTCCAAATGTGTTCTGCTGCATACTCATATCATTAAATTTGTTTACAAATGTTTTGTCATTGGCTTTAATGGTATTGTGCCCTATTTCAAGAGGGGCACAACAGACATCAAAAACAAGCAAAATAAAATATATAATTTATTGATAATCAGATAGATAAACCATGATTAGTGCCCTAATATAAATATTATAAATGGGGCACCGAATAGGGCACGTTTTTCTTGATTTCGATTGATATAGATAGGGCTGAGAAAAAACAAAAAACCCCTTAAATCTTTGATTTTAAGGGGTTTCGGTGCTTATTAGCACTTTTTGTGTCGGGGTGGCAGGATTCGAACCTACGACCTCCTGCTCCCAAAGCAGGCGCGATACCGGGCTACGCTACACCCCGAACTTGATCAACATTTCAGTTATAAATAACCTTCGTTGTTGTTGGGATTGCAAAAGTACAATAATATATTTAGTACGCAAATTTATTTTTCTTTTTTATCATTAAATAATTAGAAAATATGAACTATAATCCATTTTTATACCTATAATCAATTGATTAGTTGTTTTTTATGTAATGTTAAAGAGAGTTTCTTAAAGTCACCTTAAAAGGGATCTGAATATGCTCAGATGAATTACTAAGTAATAATTCGGCAGCTTTTTCTCCCATCATCTTAAAATCCGTTGAAATTGTAGTAATTCCATCCAGAATAATCTTCTTGATAGGGGTTTCATTGTAAGAGATTACACCGATATCTTTTCCTATCTGGTAATTACCTTCAATAATCTTCTCAATTAAGACTACCAGATCATCTTCAATCAAATTAATATAGACCGATCCTGACTCCATTTCATGATAATCAAGACTATTCAAAATCTCATTTTCATAATTATAATGCTGGCAGAAACGCAGAAACCCGAGGAGTATTTTTTTTGAATAGTAAGAATTTTGAGGGAAGATTATTTTTAGTTTATTATACTTTGATAACCTGTCAATCAGCTTTTCCAGCGCAGAAAAGATATCCTCTTCAAAATTCTCATATACCGCTCCAAAATCGCCCGTCACACCTTCGGCCAACTTGTCCATTAATATCAATTTCTCCTTGGCAATTGTATCAATCAGTTTATAGCCCATTTCTCTGTTTTCATAGAAATGAGGAATAATCACACATTTAGCATAATGATCTGCCTTATCCAGCAACAGCTTCTTGAATACATTAAAATCATTATTATAAATATAAAAATCAATAGCTGCTTCATTTCCTAAAGTAGCAGAAAAAGCATCGTAAATAATTTTTTTATGAATACTCAACTTATTAAAAAGCAGTAATACTTTAACCGGTCTTTGAAACTGAGTATGGACTATAAAAAAGCCTTTTCCAGCTACAGATTGTACCAGTCCCATTCTTTTGAGTTCATTATAAGCACGCTCTACCGTACTTCTGGCGGTTTCCAGCGCATAACTAAACTCATTGATGGAGGGAAGCACATCATTTTTTTTGATCTGCCCCGACTGAATTCCCTGTAGGATTGAATTGATCAGTTGCAAATACTTTGGTGTAATAGAATACGCATCAATCCTCGCAATTTTCAGGATGTTGTTCATGTTTAATGACAATTCTTTAGACTAATAAATTTACAGAATTAGAGTCCCGGCAAGAAATTTAGAAAAGAATTTTGCTTTAGAGAGATAGATGGCTTTTTTTGGTTACAAGAGTTGTTGTTGTCTAAACAAAATTATCAAAGGATTATAATGCGCTGAAATACAGTAAGTAGGCTGTTACAGGCAATCCATGAAAACCTTGTTCCGATTAATCCTTTAAGCAGTATCCATGTCTATACGTATAGGTT
It encodes:
- a CDS encoding GntR family transcriptional regulator — translated: MNNILKIARIDAYSITPKYLQLINSILQGIQSGQIKKNDVLPSINEFSYALETARSTVERAYNELKRMGLVQSVAGKGFFIVHTQFQRPVKVLLLFNKLSIHKKIIYDAFSATLGNEAAIDFYIYNNDFNVFKKLLLDKADHYAKCVIIPHFYENREMGYKLIDTIAKEKLILMDKLAEGVTGDFGAVYENFEEDIFSALEKLIDRLSKYNKLKIIFPQNSYYSKKILLGFLRFCQHYNYENEILNSLDYHEMESGSVYINLIEDDLVVLIEKIIEGNYQIGKDIGVISYNETPIKKIILDGITTISTDFKMMGEKAAELLLSNSSEHIQIPFKVTLRNSL
- a CDS encoding site-specific integrase, which translates into the protein MQQNTFGVIFYLRKYKTTSNGKTPIYARITVNGKRSDIAIKRTIEEDNWNTKKGMAKGSRQEITLLNNYLEKFRSGIVESYQTLLLQKKLITADLIKDKFLGKDQQDFTISKLIDYHNQQEKDNLEWGTMKNYYTTQKYILQFLKEKQGTEDKFLSELNYKFITDLEMYLRQIEDKNGLSAMANNGVMKHLERLFKMINLAVKLEWLERNPFHAYQLKFEKVERECLTEWELANLEAKTMSISRLQTIKDLFVFSCYTGLAYIDVFNLKPQHIVEVAEGEFWIKTKRQKTNTPVTVPLLPKALHIIEKYNQHPQVLADGKVLPVISNQKLNGYLKEIADICGITKPLTFHIARHTFATTVTLTNGVPIETISRMLGHKKLSTTQIYSKVVDSKLGGDMARLRDKLEA
- the tssD gene encoding type VI secretion system tube protein TssD; protein product: MNVKAILSVGFEEYELTHLDFSVEQAVDDKMQPQHEVYGGIFEIELSQQVSPIMYKWMVNNWEQRDGKIDFKDEGGQTMNTIHFNKAYCVNYRQQVSATGSQSLTTWLTISAGKVLFNNIELDNQWVKN